A window of Babesia microti strain RI chromosome III, complete genome contains these coding sequences:
- a CDS encoding hypothetical protein (overlaps_old_locusTagID:BBM_III00670), with translation MKDEFKRNELLCSSKFYKQGKDKLPKMKQDFSKVNANEVASKDLTASEVREMLYIHNHSNDCDRSMLHQLIYSNNAINEFNGDNVFDIISKTKKINVKNDYFFYGYTSGLDCSIDKMTISSVLDNRIEVEYTKPSSNHEFLIADYLRNKRPSGKIPTEMFVECESDSDEDKPTPDVFNIIGTIKVSNIKQQNTQSTGKLLVTGIDKFGREIQAFLSQQSDGNCYICKFTGTSTVELCNGVEYFGQITFNDIYHAMSLEKSFHKLLLETGEFKFQLILKFARFVLAAKLLRSPDSADQITQLQKITSNIIWSCAWQNWEYAGPNLLTDLSAATALETPIDQLLEQGRELEAPPILIESMRNMIQMLDTESCDEKHSLKILDIYKTQILPAFNEWYQGIRLYSTKGMGG, from the exons atgaAAGACGAATTTAAACGGAACGAATTGTTATGCTCTTCTAAATTTTATAAGCAGGGCAAAGATAAACTGCCTAAAATGAAGCAAGATTTTTCCAAGGTCAATGCTAACGAGGTTGCTTCAAAAGACCTTACAGCTTCAGAAGTCAGAGAGATGTTGTACATTCACAATCATTCTAATGATTGTGATCGTTCAATGTTGCATCAACTAATATACTCCAATAATGCCATAAATGAGTTCAATGGTGACAATgtttttgatataatatcaaaaacaaaaaaaattaatgtaaaGAATGATTACTTTTTTTATGGCTATACAAGTGGGTTGGATTGTTCAATAGACAAGATGACCATTTCTAGTGTATTGGATAATCGAATTGAAGTTGAGTATACAAAACCTTCTTCAAATCATGAGTTTCTAATAGCAGATTACCTGAGAAACAAACGACCAAGTGGGAAAATACCGACGGAAATGTTTGTCGAATGCGAAAGCGACAGCGACGAAGATAAGCCTACACCAGATGTTTTCAACATAATTGGGACGATCAAAgtttcaaatattaaacaacAAAATACACAAAGTACAGGCAAGTTACTTGTCACTGGCATTGACAAGTTTGGTAGGGAAATTCAAGCTTTTTTATCGCAACAAAGTGATGGTAATTGTTACATTTGCAAGTTTACAGGCACTAGTACAGTAGAATTATGTAATGGAGTGGAATATTTTGGGCAAATAACATTTAACGATATATATCATGCTATGTCACTT GAAAAATCCTTCCACAAATTACTTTTGGAGACTGGAGAATTCAAGTTTCAACTCATCCTCAAATTTGCTAGATTCGTATTAGCAGCAAAACTGTTACGATCGCCTGATTCAGCCGACCAAATCACACAACTGCAAAAG ATCACTTCAAATATCATTTGGTCCTGTGCTTGGCAAAACTGGGAATATGCAGGGCCAAATCTCTTAACAGATCTATCAGCGGCAACCGCATTGGAAACTCCCATTGACCAATTGCTAGAACAAGGAAGGGAACTTGAAGCACCACCCATACTAATTGAATCGATGAGGAATATGATACAAATGTTGGATACAGAGAGCTGTGATGAAAAGCATTCGCTCAAGATTCttgatatttacaaaacCCAGATATTGCCCGCGTTCAACGAATGGTACCAAGGAATAAGACTGTACAGCACAAAGGGCATGGGTGGGTAA
- a CDS encoding hypothetical protein (overlaps_old_locusTagID:BBM_III00675) encodes MDNTFDSLMNEAYSPLVVVHSHADTTTCTTEIMFKSSRLISAFETEITSPLDIKITFLDYITYAKFENNCWDSLLLNAINSHLPTRAEIYDKLHNNSSDRLWFDRWALEICRGLRLNGGPPSGRIILAPKTCTLEFVEDMLGKMGGRGSVLVLVDSFSRAETNTNTINPTTSEKASTSIDLSLPALKNTLNRYELESIFTVEEFDPETYLGIVEKWLKDILVILENDYNDYIKKSNWDESLINNTKNTGSKKGFWWETKFFKTLEIKLKDATVNPTQETEKHTVNKKFLAKAASLGLSLGKFKEIYGILQYLSANNTFDSEDVGGKWLEYLAISHLCMDEISEALNHLYSSFNKYRGCGYFRRCLWIGIVAIYIYRSRRMRDMENWTVSSISLDLEGSNFYSQDSTRDIKMSMHARAALLLEQSAIVNCFNSTSITSSGYTRKGSVQLVLAGHRFTSAEFRPLALFCYLQIAKNFTFWPLAFEHLLITMARQAVLMGLLKDAIWHHVLLIAFIFYDNNLKSYRTDKQLTIFKQLIQIINDSKTEEAGVTIESATQYNLGASLVELFDKINTRLYSSGLPIKVPKLLNEKIFIQLPSDSYTEGDDYELLYSGKSDNVGDFDLFENDKFSTGEIAYQCALIQRQIITNARTSNSPRQDIYKYFAKDTLRIPKMFPRNVLPGTVFSIKLHLYNPVDTAITCQSVSLVCDSECVECEPQFICIGPMEDKIVTLSATVDPLAKEGLVTILGVKYIIFGSINSYLPLFQDDTIADAKDTNSQSTNLSDIDECGKSDKNGIEDRNMPTESPKRLQIQISKTNYPSITINGSTEPLEVIELYQGQIFNYQALSAEPFNLILYPSSLVIKTNELKSMDKCLESYASKLTIHINTSNVGLFRLYMKFNNRIFQRLICVKQHLEIIEARLFNHNLIIARVHNTADLALKIDRVPVVLESGETKIVCIHRKSLKNNPFGASHDTCVINNKFIGWTVDSNTNVNVQVKGILKLPDIVRFDIDTMHPTPLTFQDSYLPIVARANCIDRIVNWDFVKPYKFGISLEFYNSSGQEIQIISSARDTEWASKAINLNTWPFVRHFTGKIVHSITIKGNESANVDFSAMVFTPGVFDVSNFDVYLPTLDFRLKLPESLVIICKTPQNTTTRPD; translated from the coding sequence ATGGACAACACATTTGACAGTTTGATGAATGAGGCTTACTCGCCACTTGTTGTAGTTCATTCTCATGCTGATACAACTACTTGTACTACTGAAATTATGTTTAAGTCTAGCAGATTGATTAGTGCCTTTGAAACTGAGATAACCTCACCACTGGacataaaaataacattccTGGACTATATCACCtatgcaaaatttgagAACAATTGCTGGGACTCATTGCTTCTAAATGCAATCAATAGCCATTTGCCCACCAGGGCCGAGATATATGATAAACTGCATAACAATAGCTCGGACCGCCTTTGGTTTGATAGGTGGGCTCTTGAGATTTGCAGAGGGTTGAGGCTTAATGGCGGCCCTCCTTCGGGCAGGATTATTTTAGCACCAAAGACTTGTACATTGGAGTTTGTTGAGGATATGCTTGGCAAGATGGGGGGGAGAGGGTCGGTCTTGGTCCTAGTAGACAGCTTTTCACGAGCTGAGACCAATACCAATACTATTAATCCCACCACCTCAGAGAAGGCCAGTACCAGCATTGACCTATCGCTACCAGCACTGAAAAATACACTAAATAGGTATGAATTGGAATCAATATTTACGGTGGAAGAGTTTGACCCTGAAACATACTTAGGCATAGTGGAGAAATGGCTAAAGGATATTTTGGTAATACTAGAAAATGActataatgattatattaaaaagtCAAATTGGGATGAATCTCTTATCaataatacaaaaaatacagGAAGTAAGAAGGGTTTTTGGTGGGAAACTAAGTTTTTCAAAACTCTCGAAATAAAACTCAAAGATGCCACCGTTAACCCCACCCAAGAAACTGAAAAGCACACTGTTAATAAGAAGTTCCTTGCTAAAGCAGCTTCATTAGGGCTATCACTCGGTAAATTTAAAGAAATTTATGGCATTCTCCAATACTTGTCTGcaaataacacatttgACTCTGAGGATGTGGGTGGCAAATGGCTTGAGTATTTGGCCATTTCCCACTTGTGCATGGATGAAATCTCAGAGGCGctaaatcatttgtatagCAGTTTCAACAAATACCGTGGATGTGGTTACTTTCGCAGATGTCTATGGATAGGAATTGTTgccatatatatatacagGAGCAGACGGATGAGGGACATGGAAAATTGGACGGTATCCAGTATATCACTTGACTTGGAGGGATCAAACTTTTACAGTCAAGATAGCACAAGagatataaaaatgtctATGCATGCAAGAGCTGCTTTATTACTGGAGCAATCGGCAATTGTAAATTGCTTTAATTCCACCTCCATCACTAGCAGCGGCTATACCAGGAAAGGGTCTGTCCAACTTGTATTGGCTGGGCATAGATTTACATCGGCAGAATTTAGGCCATTGGCTTTGTTCTGTTATTTGCAGATagcaaaaaattttactttTTGGCCCCTGGCCTTTGAGCACTTGTTGATCACCATGGCAAGGCAGGCCGTCCTGATGGGACTATTGAAAGATGCCATTTGGCACCATGTATTATTGATtgcatttattttttacGACAATAATTTGAAGTCATACCGCACCGATAAGCAACTGACTATATTTAAACAGCTGATCCAGATCATAAATGACTCCAAAACGGAAGAAGCCGGCGTTACAATAGAATCAGCAACACAATACAATTTGGGAGCCTCATTGGTTGAActttttgataaaataaacaCTAGATTATATAGTAGTGGCTTACCAATTAAAGTTCCAAAGTTGttaaatgaaaaaatatttattcaattgcCAAGTGATAGTTATACTGAGGGGGACGATTATGAATTGCTTTACTCTGGCAAAAGCGATAATGTAGGCGATTTTGACctttttgaaaatgataaattttcaacagGGGAAATAGCTTACCAATGTGCGCTGATACAGCGgcaaattattacaaatgcCAGAACATCCAATAGTCCGCGTCAAGATATTTACAAGTATTTTGCCAAAGATACATTACGGATACCTAAAATGTTTCCAAGAAATGTACTTCCCGGTACAGTTTTTTCTATAAAATTACACTTGTACAATCCGGTGGACACTGCAATCACTTGTCAATCCGTTTCTCTGGTCTGTGATAGTGAGTGCGTAGAATGCGAACCgcaatttatttgcataGGGCCAATGGAAGATAAGATTGTGACGTTAAGTGCAACAGTGGACCCTTTGGCTAAGGAAGGATTAGTTACGATTTTGGGTGTAAAATACATCATTTTTGGGTCAATAAATTCTTATTTGCCCTTATTCCAAGACGATACAATTGCAGATGCCAAAGACACTAATAGCCAAAGCACAAACCTTTCTGACATTGATGAATGTGGTAAGAGCGATAAAAATGGTATAGAAGATAGAAACATGCCAACTGAATCGCCCAAAAGGCTACAAATCCAAATATCTAAGACAAATTATCCATCTATTACTATCAATGGGTCAACTGAACCGTTGGAAGTTATTGAACTTTACCAGggacaaattttcaactaTCAGGCTTTATCTGCCGAACCTTTTAACTTGATCTTATATCCTTCATCATTAgtaattaaaacaaatgaaTTGAAATCCATGGACAAATGCCTTGAATCATATGCTAGCAAACTCACAATACATATAAACACATCGAATGTTGGACTATTCAGATtgtatatgaaatttaataatagaATTTTCCAAAGGCTTATATGCGTCAAACAACACTTGGAAATTATTGAGGCGCGACTTTTTAATCACAATCTTATTATTGCGCGGGTCCATAACACTGCAGATCTAGCTCTTAAAATTGACAGAGTTCCGGTTGTATTGGAGAGCGGTGAGACTAAAATCGTATGCATACATCGCAAAAGCTTGAAAAATAATCCATTTGGAGCTTCGCACGACACTTGTGTCATCaacaacaaattcattGGCTGGACAGTGGACAGCAACACTAATGTAAATGTACAGGTAAAGGGGATATTAAAACTACCAGACATTGTGCGTTTCGATATTGATACTATGCATCCAACACCTTTAACATTCCAAGATTCTTACCTACCTATTGTTGCCAGGGCAAATTGTATTGATAGGATAGTAAACTGGGATTTTGTAAAGCCATacaaatttggcatttcGCTCGAATTTTACAATTCTAGTGGCCAAGAGATACAGATTATAAGTTCTGCCAGGGACACTGAATGGGCTTCTAAGGctattaatttgaatacCTGGCCCTTTGTACGCCATTTTACGGgtaaaattgtacattCTATCACTATTAAAGGCAATGAATCAGCAAATGTTGATTTCTCAGCTATGGTGTTTACCCCGGGGGTTTTCGATgtctcaaattttgatgtaTACCTACCCACACTTGATTTTCGGCTCAAACTACCTGAATCGCTAGTCATAATATGCAAAACACCACAAAACACTACAACACGCCCTGATTAA
- a CDS encoding Probable dual-specificity RNA methyltransferase RlmN 2 (overlaps_old_locusTagID:BBM_III00680), whose protein sequence is MDKIVPEPADSLETISSGRSENLSGSCADERRSKFKRQSIWDQRHAIKLFKSEGFTVDQLKEIWSQVVKKKCDLNSVKTNDDIKKFLREKFALNTMRLVSQVVSDDGNTKRLMLELQDGHTIEAVIIKNGLYSNSNKNIALNTTLCISCQVGNNMDCTFCANGNDGLFANLTSGEILEQLQIASTIEKISKVAFMGMGEPLDNYKEVIAAVKAMIDTEQFGLEARNITISTVGIPERIQTLTADVPGVSLSLAVHSANQDIRENLIPSAMMFSLTEIFQSLDNYLNGHSTLIRNGVGEKVMIEYVLIDGINDSQKDATDLVNLILPRKEYCVINPSLFTPPTAVPSKFKSPSLDSLREFVAVLQSNQLVIGPKYADINEPQVRRQLDTISYTANVDTDSDGAGNEFVGRGYPEEQVSMRSVQYKFEGEPNLSEPFNVEPIEANKVSSFVQVVATRNSGNVPEPDAPSTTNVLSRQEPAQISAEIPKTVIKPHLKSPTMPPQTATGANVMARTKAVINPVKTAMPSKSTAAINIDTAPPVTDRTTARTMKSALMDSVASFTNKVKTLAACDWKECLLECKRNACPRKVAKEVCKQVDEYYEEFKKKLQFLKYASDFWDENVESKYHFYEKYGLGPSQCVMAVSTIIMASTIGLIFVYRSKRT, encoded by the exons ATGGACAAAATTGTCCCTGAGCCCGCTGACTCGCTAGAAACCATTTCTAGTGGTAGAAGCGAGAACTTAAGTGGAAGTTGCGCTGATGAACGCAGATCCAAATTTAAAAGACAGTCCATTTGGGATCAGCGCCATGCTATCAAACTTTTTAAATCAGAAGGTTTTACAGTTGATCAACTTAAGGAG ATTTGGAGTCAAGTTGTCAAAAAAAAATGTGACCTAAATTCAGTGAAAACTAACGATGATATCAAGAAATTTTTGCGAGAAAAATTTGCACTTAACACCATGAGACTGGTTTCTCAGGTTGTCTCTGATGATGGTAACACTAAGAGGCTGATGTTGGAGTTGCAGGATGGACATACAATTGAGGCAGTTATCATTAAAAACGGGTTATATTCCAatagtaataaaaatatcgcTCTAAACACGACACTTTGCATCTCATGTCAAGTCGGGAATAATATGGATTGTACTTTTTGCGCAAATG GAAATGATGGTTTATTTGCCAACCTAACCAGTGGTGAAATTCTGGAGCAGCTGCAAATCGCTAGTACCATCGAAAAGATATCCAAGGTTGCTTTCATGGGCATGGGAGAACCCttagataattataaaGAAGTAATCGCTGCAGTAAAGGCCATGATTGATACCGAACAGTTTGGGTTGGAAGCtagaaatattacaatatcAACGGTGGGAATTCCTGAAAGGATACAAACGCTTACTGCGGATGTGCCTGGCGTTTCGCTTTCTTTGGCAGTACATTCTGCCAACCAGGATATCAGGGAGAATTTAATACCTTCTGCCATGATGTTTTCCCTCACGGAGATATTCCAATCACTAGACAATTACCTAAACGGGCACTCTACGCTTATTAGAAATGGCGTTGGTGAAAAGGTGATGATTGAATATGTATTGATTGATGGCATTAATGATTCCCAAAAAGATGCTACAGATCTAGTAAATTTGATCCTTCCAAGAAAGGAATATTGCGTGATCAACCCATCCTTGTTTACGCCTCCTACAGCAGTGCCttccaaattcaaatcGCCTTCACTAGACTCTCTTAGGGAGTTTGTTGCTGTATTGCAGTCAAACCAACTTGTAATTGGGCCTAAATATGCGGATATAAACGAGCCGCAGGTCAGAAGGCAATTAGATACAATTTCTTATACAGCAAATGTTGATACGGATAGTGATGGAGCTGGCAATGAATTTGTTGGTAGAGGTTACCCTGAAGAGCAAGTTTCAATGCGATCTGTGCAATATAAGTTTGAGGGGGAGCCAAACTTATCTGAACCCTTTAATGTAGAACCTATCGAGGCAAATAAGGTCTCTAGCTTTGTGCAAGTTGTTGCTACCAGAAACTCGGGTAATGTGCCTGAGCCTGATGCTCCTTCTACAACAAATGTTCTAAGCAGGCAGGAGCCTGCACAGATTTCGGCAGAAATTCCAAAAACAGTCATTAAACCACACCTAAAATCGCCAACTATGCCACCACAAACAGCAACTGGTGCCAATGTCATGGCTAGAACTAAAGCAGTGATTAACCCGGTAAAAACGGCAATGCCATCAAAATCGACAGCCGCCATTAACATCGATACGGCCCCTCCCGTTACAGACAGAACAACTGCCAGGACTATGAAATCTGCATTAATGGATTCAGTGGCATCTTTTACTAACAAGGTCAAGACTTTAGCTGCATGTGATTGGAAGGAGTGTTTATTGGAATGTAAAAGGAACGCATGTCCTAGGAAAGTTGCAAAGGAGGTTTGTAAGCAAGTAGATGAGTATTACGAGGAGTTTAAGAAGAAGTTGCAGTTTTTGAAGTATGCGAGCGATTTTTGGGATGAAAATGTGGAGTctaaatatcatttttacgAGAAATATGGATTGGGCCCATCACAATGCGTCATGGCTGTATCGACCATCATTATGGCAAGCACTATCGGATTAATCTTTGTTTATAGGTCAAAACGCACATAG
- a CDS encoding Serine/arginine-rich splicing factor 8 (overlaps_old_locusTagID:BBM_III00685) — MSDHSPQTLDDRDGSNRNFNRDRDDRPSYRGGRTMSLLVRNLKYETTPEILREAFEKFGPIRDVYIPLEYYTKKPRGFGFVEFHDFRDANMALREMDGGELDGNKIEVFAAKRGRSDPYQMKYRERRVRNTYRRSRSSSRGRRSRYRSRSRSGDRRNGYSRRYDRRPNRYSRSRSPQRISYDNRRSHSVASRRSRS, encoded by the exons atgtcTGACCACAGTCCTCAAACTTTAGATGATAGGGATGGTAGTAATCGCAACTTCAACAGAGATAGAGATGATCGACCTAGTTACCGTGGCGGACGTACGATGTCTCTTCTAGTACGCAACCTCAAATATGAAACTACTCCAGAAATACTTCGTGAGGCATTTGAAAAGTTTGGACCCATTAGGGACGTATATATACCTTTGGAATATTATACTAAGAAGCCTCGCGGGTTTGGATTTGTTGAGTTCCACGATTTTAGGGATGCCAATATGGCGCTGAGGGAAATGGATGGTGGAGAACTTGATGGCAACAAAATCGAGGTTTTTGCGGCAAAGAGGGGGAGATCAGACCCATATCAGATG AAATACCGCGAGCGACGAGTTAGGAATACATACAGACGCAGTCGCAGCAGTTCTAGAGGCAGAAGATCCAG ATATCGATCCAGGAGTAGATCTGGCGACAGGAGAAATGGCTACTCTAGGAGATATGACCGGAGACCCAATAGGTACTCCAGGAGCAGGTCTCCTCAACGGATTAGTTATGATAATCGTAGATCACATTCCGTGGCATCCAGGAGGTCAAGATCCTGA
- a CDS encoding hypothetical protein (overlaps_old_locusTagID:BBM_III00690) produces the protein MEVERILFKSTIFLMFIRYTNAILFDTYLQVVSENDCNPKCLQGHTCILNRKTNKKSCTCPPNHYYDENFGCQMVITCPLCRHANPWGTTHTVPNTALPGQHKSGYQYSICKDGHTKDEMRTFCRRYNACERGAKICPEHSTCIIDNKGHAVCNLDNGYRWHDNTKKGAVRIEYCGGHNKNKCIPPATCQEVNNANSNTLTVCSCPSEMYLTRNKRQCSKQQQFSDNKVYSISVKNRTEKFPENFKVFLDGCFDVQLDGKEGVVIYKSSDTVSSIKSIVNIPTDLKSIHFEMKFKTLNIFVENGNDMHPIFSIKFDHSDCKFIESIEGLEIGDDILRTESNMRDLHPTL, from the coding sequence ATGGAAGTTGAAAGAATACTTTTTAAAAGTACAATCTTTCTTATGTTCATAAGATATACAAATGCAATACTTTTCGACACATACTTACAGGTTGTTAGTGAAAACGATTGCAACCCTAAATGTCTGCAGGGACATACATGTATTTTAAATAGaaaaactaataaaaaAAGTTGCACATGTCCACCAAACCATTACTATGACGAAAATTTTGGGTGCCAAATGGTCATTACTTGCCCTTTGTGTAGACATGCAAATCCTTGGGGAACTACACACACTGTGCCCAATACGGCCCTTCCTGGACAACATAAGAGCGGATATCAATATTCTATATGTAAAGATGGACACACTAAGGATGAAATGAGAACATTTTGCCGACGATATAACGCTTGTGAGAGAGGGGCCAAAATTTGCCCCGAACATAGCACCTGtatcattgataataaaGGCCATGCGGTTTGTAACCTCGATAATGGTTATAGATGGCACGACAATACTAAAAAAGGAGCAGTTAGGATTGAATATTGCGGCGGACATAATAAGAATAAATGCATACCCCCCGCAACATGTCAAGAAGTGAACAACGCCAACTCTAACACTTTGACTGTATGTTCTTGCCCTAGTGAAATGTATCTAACTAGGAATAAGAGACAGTGTTCTAAACAACAGCAATTTTCAGATAATAAGGTGTATTCGATTTCTGTAAAAAACAGAACTGAAAAGTTTCCAGAAAACTTTAAGGTGTTTTTAGATGGTTGCTTTGATGTACAATTGGATGGGAAGGAGGGAGTAGTGATTTACAAATCAAGTGATACCGTTTCATCTATAAAAAGTATCGTTAATATACCGACTgatttaaaatcaatacaCTTTGAAATGAAGTTTAAAACGTTGAACATTTTTGTAGAAAATGGAAATGATATGCATCCTATTTTTTCCATCAAATTTGATCATTCTGActgcaaatttattgaaagTATCGAAGGATTAGAGATTGGCGATGATATTTTGAGGACTGAGTCTAATATGAGGGACCTCCACCCGACATTATAG